One genomic region from Cydia amplana chromosome Z, ilCydAmpl1.1, whole genome shotgun sequence encodes:
- the LOC134660923 gene encoding rhythmically expressed gene 2 protein: MSLRGIKLVTLDATNTILKFRLPPWQHYASVAQDFGFTVDAQQVKKQMLSGFKSMSKDHPNFGKNTIAWEEWWRQLVKTSFTGLLPSSADVNGIADRLIEDFKTTKCWRRADGGEKLLNLLRDKGVSVGVISNYDPRLREVLQNINFGNHFDFIVTSYDIGFSKPNKQIFCHAMQLGKSLSPGQCLHIGDDLKKDYEGARAAGWHAVLVAAESAETPPAGKHVFKDLNALNLAIQRDKLVL; encoded by the coding sequence ATGAGCCTCCGGGGTATAAAATTGGTCACATTAGATGCTACAAATACAATATTAAAGTTCCGGTTACCCCCTTGGCAGCACTATGCATCCGTGGCGCAGGATTTTGGCTTTACTGTGGATGCGCAACAAGTTAAAAAGCAGATGCTAAGCGGCTTTAAATCAATGTCTAAAGATCATCCTAATTTCGGCAAAAATACCATAGCTTGGGAGGAGTGGTGGAGACAACTTGTAAAGACGTCGTTTACGGGACTCCTGCCTTCATCGGCAGACGTCAATGGCATCGCGGACAGGCTCATAGAAGATTTTAAAACTACAAAATGCTGGAGACGTGCTGACGGCGGTGAAAAACTGTTGAACTTACTCCGCGACAAAGGTGTTTCGGTCGGTGTCATCTCCAACTACGATCCTAGACTCCGTGAAGTACTACAGAACATAAATTTTGGTAACCATTTTGATTTCATTGTAACATCTTACGATATAGGgttcagtaagccaaacaagcAAATTTTTTGCCACGCTATGCAACTAGGCAAATCTTTGTCACCGGGACAGTGTCTCCACATTGGGGATGACTTGAAGAAGGATTACGAAGGGGCGCGGGCAGCGGGCTGGCATGCGGTGCTGGTCGCTGCGGAGTCAGCTGAGACACCACCAGCCGGGAAGCATGTGTTCAAGGATCTGAATGCACTAAACTTAGCCATTCAAAGGGATAAGTTGGTGCTCTGA
- the LOC134660909 gene encoding beta-alanyl-dopamine/carcinine hydrolase isoform X3 produces MATGANGAEAVELGRRNAVPVLYLHGSHYEVGFDQGRTFSSIIQAFVKRHFEMLPFEQEYATEAGRAAYEKTLANMRQRYPWYVKEIQGIADGAQVPFYKIFLLHCDDIVLTANDNQAPRPDHGGCTSIGINTDDYSILGHNEDAFESTLNHWYIVSAHVTPTDEDRKHGAVDERYSSLCYAGHMPGYTMGFNEHGLVFSINTLSPLRLKPGGTPRVFITRALLTAKNFAEAEKIMRDDGLGAGNGFNINMIWSEPWGGRRLYSAEVAPDLNARFSSVSVRKYERDSLAHTNIYQNLNVTEVVGMIVDSSMARLCAIQKHAPPQTRRDVADILSDAEGKTFSVWQNRPDAVVKTIATGIFDLEKRTWSMYIGKANETEPVAVLPIRFTRLNDVN; encoded by the exons GAGCGAATGGAGCGGAGGCGGTGGAGCTCGGCCGGCGGAACGCTGTGCCCGTCCTGTACCTCCACGGCTCGCACTACGAAGTCGGCTTCGACCAG GGTCGTACCTTCTCATCTATTATCCAAGCCTTCGTGAAGCGTCACTTCGAAATGCTGCCGTTCGAGCAAGAGTACGCCACAGAGGCGGGGCGCGCTGCGTACGAAAAGACACTCGCTAATATGAGACAGCGGTACCCGTGGTACGTGAAGGAGATCCAGGGGATCGCGGACGGGGCTCAAGTGCCATTTTACAAG ATATTTCTCCTCCATTGCGACGACATCGTGCTAACGGCGAACGACAATCAAGCACCCCGGCCCGACCACGGCGGCTGCACGTCCATCGGGATCAATACGGATGACTAC TCGATCCTGGGGCACAACGAGGACGCATTCGAGTCCACACTTAACCACTGGTACATCGTATCGGCACACGTCACACCCACGGATGAGGACAGGAAACACGGA GCTGTAGATGAGCGGTATTCGTCCCTGTGCTACGCGGGCCACATGCCGGGCTACACGATGGGCTTCAACGAGCACGGTCTAGTTTTCTCCATCAACACGCTGAGCCCGCTACGGCTGAAGCCGGGAGGCACAC CACGCGTGTTCATCACACGAGCGTTGCTGACGGCCAAGAATTTTGCTGAAGCTGAGAAGATCATGCGAGATGACGGCCTTGGGGCTGGCAATG GGTTCAACATCAACATGATCTGGTCGGAGCCGTGGGGCGGCCGACGCCTGTACAGCGCCGAAGTGGCTCCAGACCTAAACGCGCGATTCTCGTCCGTCAGCGTGAGGAAATACGAGCGGGATTCCCTTGCACACACTAACAT CTACCAAAACCTGAACGTGACCGAAGTAGTGGGCATGATAGTAGACAGCAGCATGGCCCGTCTCTGCGCCATACAAAAACACGCCCCACCACAGACAAGAAGAGATGTAGCGGATATCCTGTCCGATGCCGAGGGCAAGACGTTCTCCGTGTGGCAGAACAGGCCCGACGCCGTCGTGAAGACTATAGCCACTG GCATATTCGACCTTGAGAAGCGCACGTGGAGCATGTACATCGGCAAAGCGAACGAAACGGAGCCGGTCGCCGTGTTGCCCATCCGGTTCACCCGGCTCAACGACGTCAACTGA
- the LOC134660909 gene encoding beta-alanyl-dopamine/carcinine hydrolase isoform X1 translates to MSLLRYALLVAVMGANGAEAVELGRRNAVPVLYLHGSHYEVGFDQGRTFSSIIQAFVKRHFEMLPFEQEYATEAGRAAYEKTLANMRQRYPWYVKEIQGIADGAQVPFYKIFLLHCDDIVLTANDNQAPRPDHGGCTSIGINTDDYSILGHNEDAFESTLNHWYIVSAHVTPTDEDRKHGAVDERYSSLCYAGHMPGYTMGFNEHGLVFSINTLSPLRLKPGGTPRVFITRALLTAKNFAEAEKIMRDDGLGAGNGFNINMIWSEPWGGRRLYSAEVAPDLNARFSSVSVRKYERDSLAHTNIYQNLNVTEVVGMIVDSSMARLCAIQKHAPPQTRRDVADILSDAEGKTFSVWQNRPDAVVKTIATGIFDLEKRTWSMYIGKANETEPVAVLPIRFTRLNDVN, encoded by the exons GAGCGAATGGAGCGGAGGCGGTGGAGCTCGGCCGGCGGAACGCTGTGCCCGTCCTGTACCTCCACGGCTCGCACTACGAAGTCGGCTTCGACCAG GGTCGTACCTTCTCATCTATTATCCAAGCCTTCGTGAAGCGTCACTTCGAAATGCTGCCGTTCGAGCAAGAGTACGCCACAGAGGCGGGGCGCGCTGCGTACGAAAAGACACTCGCTAATATGAGACAGCGGTACCCGTGGTACGTGAAGGAGATCCAGGGGATCGCGGACGGGGCTCAAGTGCCATTTTACAAG ATATTTCTCCTCCATTGCGACGACATCGTGCTAACGGCGAACGACAATCAAGCACCCCGGCCCGACCACGGCGGCTGCACGTCCATCGGGATCAATACGGATGACTAC TCGATCCTGGGGCACAACGAGGACGCATTCGAGTCCACACTTAACCACTGGTACATCGTATCGGCACACGTCACACCCACGGATGAGGACAGGAAACACGGA GCTGTAGATGAGCGGTATTCGTCCCTGTGCTACGCGGGCCACATGCCGGGCTACACGATGGGCTTCAACGAGCACGGTCTAGTTTTCTCCATCAACACGCTGAGCCCGCTACGGCTGAAGCCGGGAGGCACAC CACGCGTGTTCATCACACGAGCGTTGCTGACGGCCAAGAATTTTGCTGAAGCTGAGAAGATCATGCGAGATGACGGCCTTGGGGCTGGCAATG GGTTCAACATCAACATGATCTGGTCGGAGCCGTGGGGCGGCCGACGCCTGTACAGCGCCGAAGTGGCTCCAGACCTAAACGCGCGATTCTCGTCCGTCAGCGTGAGGAAATACGAGCGGGATTCCCTTGCACACACTAACAT CTACCAAAACCTGAACGTGACCGAAGTAGTGGGCATGATAGTAGACAGCAGCATGGCCCGTCTCTGCGCCATACAAAAACACGCCCCACCACAGACAAGAAGAGATGTAGCGGATATCCTGTCCGATGCCGAGGGCAAGACGTTCTCCGTGTGGCAGAACAGGCCCGACGCCGTCGTGAAGACTATAGCCACTG GCATATTCGACCTTGAGAAGCGCACGTGGAGCATGTACATCGGCAAAGCGAACGAAACGGAGCCGGTCGCCGTGTTGCCCATCCGGTTCACCCGGCTCAACGACGTCAACTGA
- the LOC134660909 gene encoding beta-alanyl-dopamine/carcinine hydrolase isoform X2 — protein MPEYSGANGAEAVELGRRNAVPVLYLHGSHYEVGFDQGRTFSSIIQAFVKRHFEMLPFEQEYATEAGRAAYEKTLANMRQRYPWYVKEIQGIADGAQVPFYKIFLLHCDDIVLTANDNQAPRPDHGGCTSIGINTDDYSILGHNEDAFESTLNHWYIVSAHVTPTDEDRKHGAVDERYSSLCYAGHMPGYTMGFNEHGLVFSINTLSPLRLKPGGTPRVFITRALLTAKNFAEAEKIMRDDGLGAGNGFNINMIWSEPWGGRRLYSAEVAPDLNARFSSVSVRKYERDSLAHTNIYQNLNVTEVVGMIVDSSMARLCAIQKHAPPQTRRDVADILSDAEGKTFSVWQNRPDAVVKTIATGIFDLEKRTWSMYIGKANETEPVAVLPIRFTRLNDVN, from the exons GAGCGAATGGAGCGGAGGCGGTGGAGCTCGGCCGGCGGAACGCTGTGCCCGTCCTGTACCTCCACGGCTCGCACTACGAAGTCGGCTTCGACCAG GGTCGTACCTTCTCATCTATTATCCAAGCCTTCGTGAAGCGTCACTTCGAAATGCTGCCGTTCGAGCAAGAGTACGCCACAGAGGCGGGGCGCGCTGCGTACGAAAAGACACTCGCTAATATGAGACAGCGGTACCCGTGGTACGTGAAGGAGATCCAGGGGATCGCGGACGGGGCTCAAGTGCCATTTTACAAG ATATTTCTCCTCCATTGCGACGACATCGTGCTAACGGCGAACGACAATCAAGCACCCCGGCCCGACCACGGCGGCTGCACGTCCATCGGGATCAATACGGATGACTAC TCGATCCTGGGGCACAACGAGGACGCATTCGAGTCCACACTTAACCACTGGTACATCGTATCGGCACACGTCACACCCACGGATGAGGACAGGAAACACGGA GCTGTAGATGAGCGGTATTCGTCCCTGTGCTACGCGGGCCACATGCCGGGCTACACGATGGGCTTCAACGAGCACGGTCTAGTTTTCTCCATCAACACGCTGAGCCCGCTACGGCTGAAGCCGGGAGGCACAC CACGCGTGTTCATCACACGAGCGTTGCTGACGGCCAAGAATTTTGCTGAAGCTGAGAAGATCATGCGAGATGACGGCCTTGGGGCTGGCAATG GGTTCAACATCAACATGATCTGGTCGGAGCCGTGGGGCGGCCGACGCCTGTACAGCGCCGAAGTGGCTCCAGACCTAAACGCGCGATTCTCGTCCGTCAGCGTGAGGAAATACGAGCGGGATTCCCTTGCACACACTAACAT CTACCAAAACCTGAACGTGACCGAAGTAGTGGGCATGATAGTAGACAGCAGCATGGCCCGTCTCTGCGCCATACAAAAACACGCCCCACCACAGACAAGAAGAGATGTAGCGGATATCCTGTCCGATGCCGAGGGCAAGACGTTCTCCGTGTGGCAGAACAGGCCCGACGCCGTCGTGAAGACTATAGCCACTG GCATATTCGACCTTGAGAAGCGCACGTGGAGCATGTACATCGGCAAAGCGAACGAAACGGAGCCGGTCGCCGTGTTGCCCATCCGGTTCACCCGGCTCAACGACGTCAACTGA
- the LOC134660931 gene encoding selenoprotein K-like: MPYISSDGQVGKKPFSLYGIFWAIINFFYLFYMTLINSDYNKHGEKYTREYRSPGSGPPRPPSRRFGGFNSGSGPAPPPAGGCGCG; the protein is encoded by the exons ATGCCATATATCAGTTCAG ACGGCCAGGTTGGCAAGAAGCCCTTCAGCCTCTATGGCATCTTTTGGGCCATCATCAACTTCTTTTATCtgtt CTACATGACGCTGATCAACTCCGACTACAACAAGCATGGGGAGAAGTACACGCGCGAGTACAGGAGTCCCGGCAGCGG GCCTCCACGCCCGCCGTCCCGTCGTTTCGGGGGCTTCAACTCAGGCTCGGGGCCCGCGCCACCACCAGCCGGGGGCTGCGGCTGCGGCTAG